The Janthinobacterium lividum genome has a window encoding:
- a CDS encoding NADH-quinone oxidoreductase subunit C, which produces MTTHLEVLQNALGTALGDRVSTTVALGEVTLVVKAEDYLAVMQTLRDDPTLHFEQLLDLCGVDYSTYGDGSWDGLRFAAVSHLLSVKHNWRVRVRVFAPDDDMPLLPSVVNIWRAVNWYEREAFDLLGILFEGHNDLRRLLTDYGFIGHPFRKDFPVSGYVEMRYDPEQKRVIYQPVTIEPRENVPRVIREEHYGMK; this is translated from the coding sequence ATGACAACACATTTAGAAGTATTGCAAAACGCCCTCGGCACTGCCCTGGGCGATCGCGTTAGCACGACGGTTGCACTGGGCGAAGTCACCCTGGTCGTCAAGGCCGAGGACTATCTGGCCGTGATGCAGACCTTGCGCGACGATCCGACCCTGCATTTCGAGCAGTTGCTCGACCTGTGCGGCGTCGACTACTCGACCTATGGCGACGGTAGCTGGGATGGCCTGCGTTTTGCGGCCGTGTCGCACTTGCTCTCGGTCAAGCACAACTGGCGCGTGCGCGTGCGCGTGTTCGCACCCGACGACGACATGCCGCTGCTGCCTTCCGTGGTGAACATCTGGCGTGCCGTCAACTGGTACGAGCGCGAAGCGTTCGACCTGCTGGGCATCCTCTTCGAAGGCCACAACGACTTGCGCCGCCTGCTGACCGACTACGGTTTCATCGGCCATCCGTTCCGCAAGGATTTCCCCGTCTCCGGCTATGTCGAGATGCGTTACGATCCGGAACAAAAGCGCGTGATTTACCAGCCCGTGACGATCGAGCCGCGGGAAAACGTGCCGCGCGTGATCCGCGAAGAACATTACGGGATGAAATAA
- a CDS encoding NADH-quinone oxidoreductase subunit A, translating into MNLENYFPVLLFIIIGLGVGIAPQLLGRLLGPNKPDAAKLSPYECGFEAFEDARMKFDVRYYLVAILFILFDLETAFFFPWGVAMRDLGWAGFVTMMVFIAEFVVGFWYIWKKGALDWE; encoded by the coding sequence GTGAACCTCGAAAATTACTTCCCCGTCCTGCTGTTTATTATTATCGGCCTTGGTGTCGGTATCGCTCCCCAGCTCCTGGGGCGCCTGTTAGGCCCTAACAAGCCCGACGCAGCAAAACTCTCCCCGTACGAATGTGGCTTTGAAGCATTCGAAGACGCGCGCATGAAATTTGATGTGCGCTACTATCTGGTCGCAATCCTGTTTATTTTGTTCGATCTGGAAACGGCATTCTTTTTCCCATGGGGCGTTGCAATGCGCGACCTGGGCTGGGCCGGTTTCGTCACGATGATGGTGTTCATCGCTGAATTCGTGGTCGGATTTTGGTACATTTGGAAGAAAGGTGCCCTTGACTGGGAATAA
- the nuoI gene encoding NADH-quinone oxidoreductase subunit NuoI, which produces MDKVKDFFSSLLLGELIKGMALTGKYMFSRKITVQFPEEKTPISPRFRGLHALRRYPNGEERCIACKLCEAVCPAMAITIESEQRDDGSRRTTRYDIDLTKCIFCGFCEESCPVDSIVETQILEYHGEKRGDLYYTKEMLLAVGDRYENDIAAARAADAPYR; this is translated from the coding sequence ATGGATAAGGTAAAAGATTTCTTCAGCAGCCTCTTGTTAGGCGAGCTGATCAAGGGCATGGCGTTGACAGGCAAGTACATGTTTTCGCGCAAGATCACGGTGCAATTCCCGGAAGAGAAGACACCGATCTCGCCGCGTTTCCGTGGCTTGCACGCACTGCGCCGCTACCCGAACGGCGAGGAACGTTGCATCGCCTGCAAACTGTGCGAAGCGGTTTGCCCGGCGATGGCCATCACGATCGAATCGGAACAGCGTGACGACGGTTCGCGCCGCACCACGCGTTACGATATCGACTTGACCAAGTGCATCTTCTGCGGTTTCTGCGAAGAGTCCTGCCCGGTCGATTCGATCGTCGAGACGCAAATCCTGGAATACCACGGCGAGAAACGCGGGGATTTGTATTACACGAAAGAGATGTTGCTGGCCGTAGGTGATCGTTACGAAAATGACATCGCCGCTGCGCGCGCCGCCGACGCACCTTATCGCTGA
- a CDS encoding NADH-quinone oxidoreductase subunit J, translated as MDFKTILFYAFALILILAATRVITARNPVHAVLFLVLSFFSAAGIWMLLQAEFLAIVLVLVYVGAVMVLFLFVVMMLDINIDRMREGFWGYLPLSVTVGVIIVLEMAAVLWHGFRNFAPSIAPVNVNLGGTKELGLLIYTKYVFAFEIAAVVLLVAIVAAVALTLRKRKDTKHFAPGDAVRVKRNDRLKIIKMDAVVERPAAEPEVKEAP; from the coding sequence ATGGACTTTAAAACAATTTTGTTTTACGCCTTCGCGCTGATCTTGATTCTGGCAGCGACGCGCGTCATCACGGCCCGTAATCCGGTCCACGCAGTACTGTTCCTGGTGCTGTCCTTCTTTTCCGCAGCGGGCATCTGGATGCTGCTGCAAGCTGAATTCCTGGCCATCGTGCTGGTCTTGGTGTATGTCGGCGCCGTGATGGTGCTGTTCCTCTTCGTGGTCATGATGCTCGATATTAATATCGACCGCATGCGCGAAGGTTTCTGGGGCTATTTGCCGCTGTCCGTGACGGTGGGCGTGATCATCGTGCTGGAAATGGCCGCTGTCCTGTGGCACGGTTTCCGCAACTTTGCGCCTAGCATCGCTCCGGTGAACGTCAACCTGGGCGGCACCAAGGAACTGGGCCTGCTGATCTACACGAAATATGTGTTCGCCTTCGAGATCGCTGCCGTCGTGCTGCTGGTGGCCATCGTTGCCGCGGTTGCACTGACCCTGCGCAAACGCAAGGACACCAAGCATTTTGCTCCAGGCGATGCGGTACGCGTCAAGCGCAACGACCGCCTGAAGATCATCAAGATGGACGCGGTTGTAGAGCGTCCTGCGGCTGAGCCGGAAGTTAAGGAGGCACCATGA
- the secG gene encoding preprotein translocase subunit SecG has product MNMMFNLVVVVQVISALSIIALVLLQHGKGADMGAAFGSGASGSLFGATGSSNFMSKSTGVAAAIFFGATLALSLMANQRATTVGGGVMDKVVKPVPVTGAGAIPTTVPAAPATPAASAPAAAAPVASTPAGAIPK; this is encoded by the coding sequence ATGAACATGATGTTCAATCTGGTAGTGGTAGTACAGGTTATTTCGGCATTGTCGATTATCGCGCTGGTGTTGCTGCAGCACGGCAAGGGCGCCGACATGGGTGCCGCCTTCGGTTCGGGCGCCTCGGGCAGCCTGTTCGGTGCGACGGGTTCGTCGAACTTCATGTCGAAATCGACGGGCGTTGCCGCCGCGATCTTCTTCGGCGCCACCCTGGCCCTGTCGCTGATGGCCAATCAGCGCGCCACCACGGTTGGCGGCGGCGTGATGGATAAAGTCGTCAAGCCAGTGCCGGTCACCGGCGCGGGCGCGATCCCGACGACGGTGCCAGCAGCCCCTGCGACACCAGCGGCCAGCGCTCCGGCAGCGGCGGCACCGGTTGCCAGCACTCCGGCAGGCGCGATTCCGAAGTAA
- the nuoF gene encoding NADH-quinone oxidoreductase subunit NuoF: MTSLHNRHIDPLILKDLDGKNWHLQDYVNRGGYSALRRILEEKITPEQIIADLKASSLRGRGGAGFPTGLKWSFMPRQFPGQKYLVCNTDEGEPGTFKDRDIIRYNPHALIEGMAIGAYAMGITVGYNYIHGEIFQEYLRFEEALEEARAAGFLGDKIMGSEFSFQLHAHHGYGAYICGEETALLESLEGKKGQPRFKPPFPASFGLYGKPTTINNTETFAAVPFVLNIGPEKYLAMGKPNNGGSKIFSISGDVEKPGNYEVPLGTPFATLLELAGGMRGGKKIKAVIPGGSSAPVIRGDIMMQTDLDYDSIAKAGSMLGSGAVIVMDETRCMVKALERLSYFYFEESCGQCTPCREGTGWMYRMVHRIEQGQGRPDDLDMLNSIADNIQGRTICALGDAAAMPVRAFIKNFREEFEYHIEHKHCLVPAYI, from the coding sequence ATGACGTCACTCCACAACCGCCATATCGATCCATTGATCCTCAAGGATCTGGATGGCAAGAACTGGCATTTGCAAGATTATGTGAACCGCGGCGGCTATAGCGCCCTGCGGCGTATCCTGGAAGAGAAAATCACGCCGGAACAGATCATCGCCGACCTCAAGGCTTCGTCCTTGCGCGGCCGTGGCGGCGCGGGTTTCCCTACCGGCTTGAAGTGGAGCTTCATGCCGCGCCAGTTCCCGGGTCAAAAATACCTCGTCTGCAATACAGATGAAGGCGAACCGGGCACTTTCAAGGACCGCGACATCATTCGTTACAATCCCCATGCCCTGATCGAAGGCATGGCCATTGGCGCTTATGCGATGGGCATCACCGTCGGCTATAACTATATCCACGGTGAAATCTTCCAGGAATACCTGCGTTTCGAAGAAGCGCTGGAAGAGGCGCGCGCCGCCGGTTTCCTCGGTGACAAGATCATGGGCAGCGAGTTCTCGTTCCAGTTGCATGCGCACCATGGTTATGGCGCCTACATCTGCGGCGAAGAAACGGCCCTGCTGGAGTCCTTGGAAGGCAAGAAAGGCCAGCCGCGCTTCAAGCCGCCTTTCCCTGCCTCGTTTGGTCTGTACGGCAAGCCGACGACGATCAACAACACGGAAACCTTCGCGGCCGTGCCCTTCGTGCTGAACATCGGTCCAGAGAAATACCTGGCGATGGGCAAGCCGAACAATGGCGGTTCGAAGATCTTCTCGATCTCGGGCGACGTGGAAAAACCGGGCAACTACGAAGTGCCGCTCGGCACCCCGTTTGCGACCCTGCTGGAACTGGCAGGCGGCATGCGCGGTGGCAAAAAGATCAAGGCCGTGATCCCTGGCGGCTCGTCCGCTCCGGTGATCCGCGGCGACATCATGATGCAGACCGACCTGGATTACGACTCGATCGCGAAAGCCGGTTCGATGTTGGGTTCGGGCGCCGTCATCGTGATGGACGAAACACGCTGCATGGTAAAGGCGCTGGAACGCCTGTCCTACTTCTACTTTGAAGAATCGTGCGGCCAGTGTACGCCTTGCCGTGAAGGCACAGGCTGGATGTACCGCATGGTGCACCGCATCGAGCAGGGGCAGGGTCGTCCAGACGACCTGGACATGCTCAACTCGATCGCCGACAACATCCAGGGCCGCACCATTTGCGCGCTGGGCGATGCGGCTGCCATGCCGGTACGGGCCTTCATTAAGAATTTCCGTGAAGAATTTGAATATCATATCGAGCACAAGCATTGCTTAGTGCCCGCATATATCTAA
- the nuoH gene encoding NADH-quinone oxidoreductase subunit NuoH has translation MALPEFVNVINSSGQDLLGGSWPFFWTLIKILCVLLPLMGLVAYLTLWERKLIGWIQIRVGPNRVGPLGLLQPIADALKLLFKEIIIPSKAAKGLFVIGPIMTIMPALAAWSVVPFGPQAVLANVNAGLLMLLAITSMEVYGIIIAGWASNSKYSFMGAMRASAQMISYEIPMGFVMVIVLMVSGSLNFIDIVSGQQIGFFADKGVNFLSWNWLPLLPMFVIYLVSGLAEANRHPFDVVEGESEIVAGHMVEYSGMAYAMFMLAEYANMILIAALASIMFLGGWSAPFAFLEFWGGFGGFFWLFAKTFFIVSVFIWVRGTFPRYRYDQIMRLGWKVFIPLTLVYLVFVAAWMQTSWNIWK, from the coding sequence ATGGCTCTGCCTGAATTTGTAAACGTCATCAACAGCAGTGGCCAGGATTTGCTGGGCGGCTCGTGGCCGTTCTTCTGGACCCTGATCAAGATCCTGTGCGTGTTGTTGCCGCTGATGGGCCTGGTTGCCTACCTGACCTTGTGGGAACGCAAGCTGATCGGCTGGATCCAGATCCGCGTCGGCCCGAACCGCGTGGGTCCGCTGGGCTTGCTGCAGCCGATCGCCGATGCGCTGAAACTCTTGTTCAAAGAGATCATCATCCCGTCCAAGGCCGCCAAGGGCCTGTTCGTGATCGGCCCGATCATGACCATCATGCCGGCTCTGGCCGCCTGGTCGGTCGTGCCGTTCGGTCCGCAAGCCGTGCTGGCCAACGTCAACGCGGGCTTGCTGATGCTGCTGGCGATTACCTCGATGGAAGTCTACGGCATCATCATCGCCGGCTGGGCTTCGAACTCGAAGTACTCGTTCATGGGCGCCATGCGCGCTTCGGCACAGATGATTTCGTATGAAATCCCGATGGGCTTCGTGATGGTCATCGTGCTGATGGTCTCGGGCAGCCTGAACTTCATCGACATCGTCAGCGGCCAGCAAATCGGCTTCTTCGCTGACAAGGGCGTGAACTTCCTGTCGTGGAACTGGTTGCCGTTGCTGCCGATGTTCGTCATCTATCTGGTGTCGGGCCTGGCTGAAGCCAACCGCCACCCGTTCGACGTCGTCGAAGGCGAATCGGAAATCGTTGCCGGCCACATGGTCGAGTACTCGGGCATGGCCTACGCCATGTTCATGCTGGCCGAATACGCCAACATGATCCTGATCGCCGCCCTGGCTTCGATCATGTTCCTCGGTGGCTGGTCCGCACCATTTGCCTTCCTCGAGTTCTGGGGTGGTTTCGGCGGCTTCTTCTGGCTGTTCGCCAAGACCTTCTTCATCGTGTCGGTGTTCATCTGGGTGCGCGGTACTTTCCCACGCTACCGTTATGACCAGATCATGCGCCTCGGCTGGAAAGTGTTTATCCCGTTGACGCTGGTCTACCTGGTCTTCGTCGCTGCCTGGATGCAGACATCCTGGAATATTTGGAAGTAA
- the nuoG gene encoding NADH-quinone oxidoreductase subunit NuoG, which yields MVEIEIDGKKVEVPAGSMVMDAANKLGTYIPHFCYHKKLSIAANCRMCLVEVEKAPKPLPACATPVSAGMIVRSASDKAVQAQKSVMEFLLINHPLDCPICDQGGECQLQDLAVGYGKSESRYKEDKRVVQPKEAGPLVSMQEMSRCIQCTRCVRFGQEVAGVMELGMIGRGEHSEIVSFVGQTVDSELSGNMIDLCPVGALTSKPFRYSARTWELSRRKSVSPHDGLGANLIVQVKAGKVKRVLPLENEAVNECWISDKDRFSYEALDSAERLTSPMLKQGNEWKEVDWQTALEYVAHGLKNIKHEHGADAIAALATPHSTVEELVLLQKVANGLGSENVDFRLRQTDFALDAGVKPWLGMPINEFGQIKRAFVIGSFLRKDHPLLATRLRASVKGGAKLSILHASDDDQLITIANKMIVAPSDWLAALSEVVVAVAKAKEIAAPNGFEAVTTSDVAVAIAASLMAGGNGAVLLGNAATQHPQASQLHAAAQWIAEQTGAKLGYLTEAANTVGAHLVAKPRANVQAAFAVPKKAYVLLHAEPELDAANPQAARAALDGADMVVAMSAFKHGMDYADVLLPIAPFAETSGTFVNCEGRAQSFNGTVKPLAETRPAWKVLRVLGNILGLAGFDYDTSEAIRDEAFGAGVTDLSAQLNNIAKNAPEAASYAPASPALQRIADVPIYFADALVRRSEPLLRTVDGAAPQAHLSLALAEKLGIKAGDKVKVAQGSGSAILVAAIHAGLPANVVKVSAAHASTASLGGMFGDITVETAEGKI from the coding sequence ATGGTTGAAATCGAAATAGACGGCAAAAAAGTCGAAGTCCCTGCTGGTAGCATGGTGATGGACGCCGCCAACAAATTGGGAACCTACATTCCGCACTTCTGCTATCACAAGAAATTGTCGATCGCAGCGAACTGCCGCATGTGCCTGGTCGAAGTGGAAAAGGCGCCCAAGCCTTTGCCTGCTTGTGCGACCCCGGTCAGTGCCGGCATGATCGTGCGCTCCGCCAGCGATAAAGCTGTGCAGGCGCAAAAGTCGGTCATGGAATTCTTGCTGATTAACCACCCGCTCGATTGCCCTATCTGCGATCAGGGCGGCGAATGCCAGTTGCAAGACTTGGCAGTGGGCTACGGCAAGAGCGAATCGCGCTACAAGGAAGACAAGCGCGTCGTGCAGCCGAAGGAAGCCGGTCCGCTGGTTTCCATGCAGGAAATGTCGCGCTGCATCCAGTGCACCCGTTGCGTACGTTTTGGCCAGGAAGTGGCCGGCGTGATGGAGCTGGGCATGATCGGCCGCGGCGAACACTCGGAAATCGTGTCCTTCGTCGGCCAGACGGTCGACTCCGAACTGTCGGGCAACATGATCGACCTGTGCCCGGTCGGCGCACTGACCTCGAAGCCGTTCCGCTATAGCGCCCGTACGTGGGAACTGTCGCGCCGCAAATCGGTCAGCCCGCATGACGGCCTGGGCGCGAACCTGATCGTGCAAGTGAAAGCTGGCAAGGTCAAGCGCGTATTGCCGCTGGAAAACGAAGCCGTCAACGAGTGCTGGATCTCGGACAAGGATCGTTTCTCGTACGAAGCGCTGGACAGTGCCGAACGCCTGACTTCCCCGATGCTGAAACAAGGCAACGAGTGGAAAGAAGTCGATTGGCAAACGGCGCTGGAATACGTGGCGCACGGCCTGAAGAATATCAAGCACGAGCATGGCGCTGACGCCATCGCCGCGCTGGCAACGCCGCATTCGACCGTCGAAGAACTGGTACTGCTGCAAAAAGTGGCCAACGGTCTCGGTTCCGAGAACGTCGACTTCCGCCTGCGCCAGACCGACTTCGCGCTGGACGCCGGCGTCAAGCCATGGCTGGGCATGCCGATCAACGAATTTGGCCAGATCAAGCGCGCCTTCGTCATCGGCTCGTTCCTGCGCAAGGATCACCCATTGCTGGCCACGCGTTTGCGCGCGTCCGTCAAGGGCGGCGCCAAGCTGTCGATCCTGCACGCCTCCGACGATGACCAGCTGATCACCATCGCCAACAAGATGATCGTTGCACCAAGCGATTGGCTGGCGGCCTTGTCGGAAGTGGTCGTCGCTGTTGCCAAAGCGAAAGAAATCGCCGCGCCAAACGGTTTTGAAGCGGTGACCACTTCGGACGTGGCTGTCGCCATCGCCGCCAGCCTGATGGCTGGTGGCAATGGCGCGGTGCTTCTGGGTAACGCGGCAACGCAACACCCGCAAGCGTCGCAACTGCATGCTGCCGCGCAATGGATCGCCGAACAGACGGGCGCCAAGCTCGGTTACCTGACGGAAGCGGCCAACACGGTTGGCGCGCACCTGGTCGCCAAGCCGCGCGCCAACGTGCAAGCCGCCTTTGCCGTGCCGAAAAAAGCTTACGTACTGCTGCACGCGGAGCCTGAACTCGATGCCGCCAATCCACAAGCGGCCCGCGCCGCCCTGGATGGCGCCGACATGGTCGTGGCCATGTCCGCTTTCAAGCACGGCATGGATTACGCCGATGTCTTGCTGCCGATCGCTCCGTTCGCTGAAACCTCGGGCACCTTCGTCAACTGCGAAGGCCGCGCGCAAAGCTTCAACGGCACCGTCAAACCGCTGGCGGAAACCCGTCCAGCCTGGAAAGTGCTGCGCGTCCTGGGCAACATCCTGGGCCTGGCCGGTTTCGACTACGACACCTCCGAAGCGATCCGCGACGAAGCGTTTGGTGCCGGCGTGACCGATTTGTCGGCACAGCTGAACAACATCGCCAAGAACGCGCCGGAAGCGGCATCGTACGCACCGGCTTCGCCAGCGCTGCAACGCATCGCCGACGTGCCGATCTACTTCGCCGACGCGCTGGTACGCCGCTCCGAACCGCTGCTGCGCACGGTCGATGGCGCCGCGCCGCAAGCGCACCTGTCCCTGGCGTTGGCTGAAAAGCTGGGCATCAAGGCGGGCGACAAGGTCAAAGTGGCGCAAGGCTCCGGCAGCGCCATCCTGGTGGCGGCAATTCATGCCGGCCTGCCAGCCAATGTGGTGAAAGTGTCGGCGGCGCATGCCTCGACGGCTAGCCTGGGCGGCATGTTCGGTGACATCACAGTTGAAACAGCAGAGGGGAAAATCTGA
- a CDS encoding NADH-quinone oxidoreductase subunit B: MAIEGVLSEGFITTSADKLINWARTGSMFPMTFGLACCAVEMMHVGAARYDMDRFGVVFRPSPRQSDVMIVAGTLCNKMAPALRKVYDQMAEPRWVISMGSCANGGGYYHYSYSVVRGCDRIVPVDVYVPGCPPTAEALLYGIMQLQNKIKRTSTIAR, from the coding sequence ATGGCTATTGAAGGCGTATTAAGCGAAGGTTTCATCACCACCTCGGCCGACAAGCTGATCAACTGGGCGCGCACCGGGTCTATGTTCCCGATGACGTTCGGTCTGGCCTGCTGTGCGGTCGAAATGATGCATGTGGGCGCAGCCCGCTACGATATGGACCGTTTCGGCGTCGTGTTTCGTCCGTCGCCGCGTCAGTCCGACGTCATGATCGTTGCCGGCACCCTGTGCAACAAGATGGCGCCGGCCTTGCGCAAGGTCTACGACCAGATGGCAGAGCCACGCTGGGTCATCTCGATGGGTTCCTGCGCCAATGGCGGCGGGTACTACCATTACTCCTACTCCGTGGTGCGCGGTTGCGACCGCATCGTGCCCGTTGACGTGTATGTGCCTGGCTGTCCTCCGACCGCTGAAGCCTTGCTGTACGGCATCATGCAGTTGCAGAACAAGATCAAGCGTACCAGCACGATCGCACGCTAA
- the nuoE gene encoding NADH-quinone oxidoreductase subunit NuoE, with product MLLSEQCYKKIDRELAKYPADQRQSAVMAALAHAQDELGWLAPETMKELADYIGMPAIAVQEVATFYNMYNVKPVGKHKITVCTNLPCALSGGVRAADYLKQKLGIDFRETTADGQFTLVEGECMGACGDAPVLLVSNKTMCSWMSNEKIDAMLEELKK from the coding sequence ATGTTGTTATCAGAGCAATGCTATAAGAAAATTGACCGCGAGCTGGCCAAGTACCCGGCCGACCAGCGTCAGTCGGCCGTCATGGCCGCGCTGGCCCATGCCCAGGATGAACTGGGCTGGCTGGCGCCGGAAACCATGAAGGAACTGGCCGATTACATCGGCATGCCGGCGATTGCCGTGCAGGAAGTGGCCACGTTCTACAATATGTACAACGTCAAGCCCGTGGGCAAGCACAAGATCACCGTGTGCACCAACCTGCCATGCGCCCTGTCGGGCGGCGTGCGCGCTGCAGACTACCTGAAGCAGAAACTGGGTATCGATTTCCGCGAAACCACCGCTGATGGCCAGTTCACCCTGGTTGAAGGCGAGTGCATGGGTGCTTGCGGCGATGCGCCTGTCTTGCTGGTCAGTAATAAAACCATGTGCAGCTGGATGTCGAACGAGAAAATCGACGCCATGCTGGAGGAACTCAAGAAATGA
- the nuoK gene encoding NADH-quinone oxidoreductase subunit NuoK, translating into MTLSLTHFLVLGAILFAISIVGIFLNRKNIIVLLMAIELMLLAVNMNFIAFSHFMGDAAGQIFVFFVLTVAAAESAIGLAILVVMFRNLDTINVEDLDSLKG; encoded by the coding sequence ATGACATTATCGCTCACACATTTTTTGGTCCTGGGCGCGATCCTGTTCGCAATCTCGATCGTCGGTATTTTCCTGAACCGCAAGAACATCATCGTATTGCTGATGGCAATCGAATTGATGCTGCTGGCGGTGAATATGAATTTCATCGCGTTCTCCCATTTCATGGGCGACGCGGCCGGTCAGATCTTCGTTTTCTTCGTCCTGACGGTTGCCGCCGCTGAGTCGGCTATCGGTCTGGCTATTCTGGTGGTGATGTTCCGTAATCTGGATACCATCAACGTCGAAGACCTGGACAGCCTCAAAGGCTGA